From the genome of Kluyveromyces lactis strain NRRL Y-1140 chromosome F complete sequence:
AAACActgaggaagaagaagaggaagatcCTATCGATGCTCAAGAAATCTACGATCTTATAGCTCATATCAGTGACCCAGAACATCCACTAACGCTAGGACAATTAGCGGTGGTGAACTTGGCTGATATCGAAGTACATGATACGAACGGCAAGGATAAAATGGCCGAAGTTATCGTTAGAATCACTCCAACAATTACACATTGCTCTCTCGCAACCCTTATTGGGCTTGGTATTAGAGTGCGGTTAGAACGTAGTCTCTCGCCCAGATTTAGAATCACTATCCTACTTAAAAAGGGTACACATCAAAGTGAAAACCAGGTTAACAAACAACTTAATGACAAAGAACGTGTAGCTGCTGCCTGCGAGAATGACCAGTTGTTAGGAGTCGTTTCCAAAATGTTAAGTACATGTAAATAATGATCACCGTTTTGATTCTATTGAGCAGAAACATCCAAAGGAACTGCTGCTACGGGACTCCCACTTGTCCAAACCGCACTCTTTTTGTCAGGTCATACAGCCctgatatttcaataatgaaaaatcgGCATGCTGAAAAAAACAACCGcaataataaaatattaaaaaataaaaatggATCCCAGAGCAACATTTTGATGTTAGTGTTTGGGTATGAATCATTGCTGAAGAACCGACGTCAACCCTCAAAATAACTGCCAGTATGGGTGTTTTCATTCCACATTACAAGCTTTCGAAGCTAAAGGAGTACAGGTATGTTACTCGATCATAGAGATGAACTACATTCTGTTTCCTTTCTTGCAAggaaatgatgaaaaggtGATCATGAGTTACTAACCACATCGAttaaaattgaatgaaGTTACCAAGGTGAGGACAGGTCGATTATCTCTAAGTATACTTTGAAGCCATTCTGGTCTCAATTTGTGAAAATTTTTCCATTATGGATGGCACCTAATGTTGTTACGCTTTCAGGGTTTGGATTCATCATTGTTAATGTTTTGACAGTCTTGTACTTAAATCCAACCTTAGATCAAGAACAGCCACGTTGGGCATACTTTTCGTATGCGTTAGGTCTCTTCTTGTATCAAACGTTTGATGCATGTGATGGAGCACATGCACGTCGGACAGGCCAATCGGGGCCGTTGGGTGAATTGTTTGATCATTGTATTGATGCATTGAACACTACTCTGTCAATGTTTATATTTTGTTCTGTGTGTGGCGTTGGATATAAACCGATGATACTTTTCATCCAGTTCGCTTTGTTGTGCAACTTCTATTTGAGTACTTGGGAAGAATATCATACTCACAAACTATTTCTAAGTGAATTCAGTGGGCCTGTCGAGGGtattttgttgattgtTGCGTCTTTCATTATCACAGGTATTTATGGACCACAGAAAGTTTGGCACAGAGAGCTATTTGCGTTCCAATTGTTTGAACAGGACTTTGTGTTAGAATCTATGCATGTAATGTTCTTCTTATCAGGTATCGGActtattttcaatatcttaTCTGCCAGAAGAAATGTCGTTGAGCATTACCTCAAGAGCTCTGGTACTGcagaatcaaaaacagCCAACATCAAGGCTGCTGATAGAGGTTTGCTGCcatttttcatttatttCGCTACCGTGTTTTTAACTGCATTCCTTCAGCCAAAGTTTATTGCACTACCGTTCATCATGAGTATTGGCCTAACGATGGCTTTCACTGTTGGTAGAATCATCATTGGACATTTAACAGATCAAGAATTCCCAATGAGGCATCCACTCATGTTTATTCCATCTCTTCAACTGATCATATGCTACGTATTTGTTTACggtttgaaatatgattcTAACGCCATTGTCAATGACTTGAACTGGTTTGGGTTCGGACTAACTTTGGGTATTCACGGAATGTTCATAACAGAGGTCATTTATGAATTCACAACATATTTGGATATCTACGCTCTTTCCATCAAGCATCCGAAGAAGGTTGAGTAAATCTCTAACCCCCAGAACTTCAAAACTCGATGTCCATAATAATATGTCATTATTGCTCACCCACCATGACCTGTTATAAAATCATGTTCCTTTCACTAGTTTTTTAAATCATTTATTCacttatatatacaagCTGATACGTAAGAAACTCGTCAAAAATACTCACACATTCTCATCATTGCAGAGCTATTGctgttttcaattgtttttATGGGACTGGCCGAAGAGGGGGGGGCCAGTTATTGGTTTGTCATTTAGCATATCAGTATTGAACAATACTTCCACTTAAATGGCAGTTGCTGGGGCACCTGGAGAAGCTGGGGAAGCACCCTCACCAGCAgccaaaatatcattagCATCCTTTTGTAGATCGAAGCTCTTCTCCATTTCAATCAATTGTTGTTCGGCCAAGATTGACAAGGATAGAGGAACACCCAATAACAATGCAGAGGTAGTCACAGCCCACAATAAGTTACCACTCTTAGAAAACACACTACTGAATAGAGAGACAGTTCCGTTGTACAAAAAAGAGATGgtctttctcttttgagGTGGGATAATATCCTTCAAGGCAATCAATCTTTCATagatattttcatcttcataaAGGTCCTCATCATCGCTGGAGAACTCCTCTTCATCAGATTCATCTGCTTGTTGAAGAGAATCGACAGCTGGATCAGCAAGAGTTTCCCCAGCTGTGGTTTGGTTAATAGGGGATTCTTCAGTCAACTCAGTTAATTCCACCATTATTTATATTTTCTTGGTATATGTATATTTGGGTACTATGATAAAGGTAAGCAACGGCTGTAACGAAACAACCCGTACCATAAAGCAATCATTAAGCatctctcttcttcttttaaacTAGCATTTCAGTTTTCACGCTTTTCGTTTTGTTcgattttttcaatgggAGAAAGACATCACCTACGTACTATGTGATTAGCAGGGTAACGCTGTTTTCCATCGGTCATAACCTGCAAGATGACAAGACGGTCAGCCATTAGACAAGCGTTGGTTTAACGATGATAAAAGGATTGGGTATATTTAccatatatgtatattttattctattttacagcatttattttttacctttcttcttgaacttcCTGGATGGTGCCATCTCTTCGTTGAGAATTTGTTCTGCACTTTCttgttttctcttcttgCCGGACTTGATGGCCACAGTTCCTTGGGATTTGACAGCTTTTGACaattctttggaagattCTTCCCAGCCCTCGCcagtttcatcaatttcatatTTATTTAGGTTCAAggaattgatcaattctttcTGCTTTTCTCTCATTGCGCTGATAGCTTCGTTCCCTGCATTTTCAAGGTCATCTTCCATTTTGTCAATGACTTCGGCAGCATTGTAAGACAACACTTCTTCGCCATTCATTTCGGCAATTTCTTGGTCCTTGATTTGAGGTAAGGTTTTTTCAATAGACTCGCTTAAAACTTCCctgaagaaattggtgAATTTCCTGATAATCTTGGAGAACATGGCAATAGTTTGATTGGATGGTAAGTTCAACTCTTTCGTTATGTCATCAATGCCCTTGTGTTGCAAACCAATTGCAAGTAGTATACACGATTGTACGCTTGATAATGATACACCGTCACCCAGCTTTCCACTAAAGTATAGCAATGCCATCATTGGTAGAAGATCAACAATGACATGATAATCCAGTAAGTTGTTAGCATAGCTTTCTAACCTCTTTAGATCGAATGGAGAAAAGATGGAATCCAATTGGTCCCTTGTTAAAACCTTATTCTGGAACGATCTGCCCTCCGAGTCTTGGTCTAGTGTTTCACCCTTCTTAGCAGATTCAATGACATTTAACGCTTCGATGGCAGTGAATTTCTTAAAGTCGAACGATAATAAAGACAAGAATCTTTTATGGAAATCTTTGGCAAATTCTGCCAGCCATTTTGATTCACGACCTTCAAGAACTTTAACCATAACACATGTATGTTCACCAGTCAAATCATTCGCTGTTTGACGTAAGTAAACTGGGACAAATCCGTTGTTTTTCCAGAACTTATGTAAAGATTTTGTTAAACCATATGAAACACCTAAGTAATGCAAAAAGTGAGGGGTTTGTTCTGAGAGTTTCAGAAGCAATGGTGGCAACGTCTTTGCATCCCttaatttgatttcatctttcaagaggtctgctttcttcaaatccCTGTCATCGACTCTCTTGATTGTGTAGTCCTTTTGTACCGTATCTTCATTCAAATCGGTGAATTTACCTTCGAAATGATCTTTCAATAACTCCAGAGCCCTAGACCCATAACCCATAGAGGCGTATTCCGGATTGGTTGCAATCCTAACAACACGGGCACCACTCAAACCGgcaaattcttcatcttgaaattgCTGTGAGATTAGCCATGGAATTAAGTCACCACCAGCTCTTTGACCTCTTGCCAAAGAATTTCTGACAGAATCCTTCGAGATCTCACCTTCCAATGCGACCTGGATGACCACTAAGGGATCAGGTATTCTGCCGCCATCTTTTGGATCGATGGGAGGCAATAAAACGAATAGTTGATGAGCAGGTGCATCACTCATTAATTGCAAGTCGTTAGGAGAATTCTTGTAATGCGATGCGACATAAAGAGCCATCATCTTCTCCAGAAAATTTTCAGAAACAGGATGATAAGAAAATAGAGTATCTCTATTGACGATGAATAAATTACATTGAGATGGATGAGGTGTGCCTCTAGCAGCAAATCTTGGATTTTTGATTAGTTGAACGTCCAAACAAAGTAATTTATTCAACCATTTTTCAACTGGGTCACCAGGAGCGTATCTGATAGGTTCATCTAAGACAACTTCTCTCAAAGAACGGCCACTTGtttgaacttcttgtttctttgaatctCTGGAAACAAGTGCTGTTTCGGAATCTTCACGGCCAGTACCGTTGGATTGAGTTCTTAGCTGTTgaatcaatttcaaagacaaAGATCTACCGGTACCTTCATAACCGTTAATAGTGGATGCCATAAACACTAAGTACGGACCCAAAAGCTTCTTTACAAGTGGTAGTGGAATTGCGGCAGCTTCATCAATGACAACAAGTTCTGCCTGTCCCAACACATGAGAATCATTTGGAATAATATATTGAATGGTCTGTCTATGTTCTCTCTTGATGTCTACTCTGACTATGGCTTTGTTGAAGCTTGGATTGGTGGACTGAATGATATCATAATCAATGTGCTCCTGATAGCCTAGAGCGTCAAATCCTTTGAAAATAAACTCAAATaaagtcttcaaattctcagGGGAAGGAGATGTTACAAAGATATTGGAGTAACCATGGGAtacagcagcagcaataGAAATACCTAGAGCAGCTGATTTACCTCTACCTCTACCTGCCGTCAATGCTACAGTTGaatttaaagttttctCTGAAATGGCATCAATGAAGGTCAAGATTGCATGAGCTTGATTAACCGTTTTTGAAAGAGCAACTAATGATCCCGCAGGCTGAACATCTTCTAAAGAcactttcaattcttttagttcttgattttttggtgaaatttcttcatcatccttTGGTGGAAGTGGTTTTACGTTTTTTCCTCCAGATATAGGTAAAACGTTTAACTCACTATCTACTACCAAACAGTTTTCATTCGAACCCAAGGACAAGATAAATCTTTCGTTGAATCTTGCCACGACATCGTCATGAGCTTCCGTTCTATAACGAGAGTGGATATCCATAGTCATAGTGTATAACTGTTTTAGAGAGGAAATGGACTTTAACATGATAACAATGATACCACCACCTTCAACGGTTTCGATGGTTCTTGCTAGCAAATTTGGAGTCAAAGCTTCAAAATCTTGTAGGATACACATACCATAAGTGTTACCCAAaattttttcagtttcctTATAATAACAGTATCGAATGTTTTGGTTAGAgatgaaagtttcaaaagGATCTTGTTCATTTATCTCTCTGGTACCTCTCTTGATCTCTTTCTTAATCTTTGCttctctcttcttcctgTGTGAAGTGAAACCCAAGAGTTTCTTCTTATACGTCCATAACACGGATTTATTCATTTTGAGGTCAGCACTCATCATTAAATAGTGCAAGTTCGGTAGCTGGTTACGAGCATTGTCACCAACGATAACGAAAAATGATCTCTGATTTGTTTGAACACCATTTCTGATGAGAGCTGGGATACGAGAATCAATAGCTTTTTTACCCATCGTAATCTAACTTCTGGTTTAAAGTTTTAAGAACACACTCTTTAACAACAAACAATGACAGTTACGTTTCGCTGGAAGTTCGACCGTTGGGAAGAGTTAGTGTTtttaatgattttttttgtagTAACGAAGTACAGTAATCAGGTATTTTGGGGAGAAATAAACGTCTCGTAATACTCAGATAGCTTCTCAGCAAACCACCTCATCTCATTtgatctcatctcatctcgAAATAAAATTCCTACCTAATACGATGAAATAGTAAAAAgacaatgaaaaaaaaaaaaaaaaattaggcagagaaaagaaaagatacTACTTACCCGGAattatttgatgaaaatatacTGTTACCCGCATGAATTTCATGCGCAGTGTAATTTCGGCGGctaatttcaagaaatgaCTACGTGTGCATAATGCACCATTATGTGATGTCGACTAATATTTTAAATTCATATTTAAACTTCAGTAGTAGTTTTCATGGGTATTAATTAAAGTTTTCTTCATGACTGACGAAAAGGGAAAAACTAACATTATATAAATACCAGTATTTTTGTGTCACAAGGAATAAGGGCAATATTCTTATGAAATAGATCCGATGAATAAGATAAGAGGTTAAGAACTGACATCAGAACGAGGTTCGATTATAAGGTTGTTTCTTTACCTGAACAAGCGCAGTTGTGGTTATCTCTTATACGGAACGTACGATTCCTAGGTTTtattttggttttattttttcgTGGTCATTCAGGTAAGCTCGGCGGTTATTCCATAGCAATAGCCAGGAGGAGAGTGAGAGCTAActatattttcttttaataGGAACAGAGTATAGTTTTATGTGATCAAACTTGCTATGATGGAGGATTTGGACCATCTGAACGATGAGAATATCAATATAGATGAGAACGAATTTTTGGAAACACTTGATAATGCTGACGGGGACGTGATCAAAACTTTTAGGAACGCTGACGGGTCATTAAGTAGTCATTTTGACAAGAGAAAAGTTCGTATTGCTCCAAGGTCAACATTGCAGTTCAAAATAGGCCCAGGCTTTACGCCAGTGGTGCCCAATCACAAGATATTGAACGATTTTGGACagattcaagaaatcaaattGGAGCCTCGGATTGATCGAGGGTTTGATTTCATAGATGACGATTGGATTGGttataaaagaaattatttcACCGTGGTAACTTCATTTGACACACCGGGGACTGATCATATCGAGTTCATGAAACAAGCGTATCATTTAGATAACGGTGTGGAGATCAAATACTTCGCTACCAAATTAGCCGCCAAGTGtttggaagatgataaatTGATTAACCTAGTTCAACACACTGCAAAGCGAGATAAAGGCCCTCAATTTGCTCCTCCAATACATGTTATTGCACCTGCAAATTTGCCGAAGCACCAGATTATAAGAGATGCATCGAACGTGAGAAACGAAtccaagatgaaaaaatttgatagctattttttccttcataAAGAAGACGTTGGAACAGGATGTGAAGTAAGGAGTGTCTTGGCAAACTACCCATCGGATCCAATCAAAAAAGTAGCAAGGTATGAAAGGATACAGTTCGCCTCTTCTAtaactttgaagaaaactaGCCAACAAAATAGACGGTTTTCACTTTTAGTGGTTTTAGGCTGCTATGTGAAGGGAAGACATGACGGTATTCAGCAGTCATCACCTTATCATGAATTGGATCATTATGATGAAGAGACTGACATGACGtttgttccaattctaATGGAGAAGACGCCGCCTCTCATAATAAGAGGAAGATCTCCCTCTAACTATTGCCAACAAATCAAAGTCATGCATACCAAGAAATcagattttgataatggTTCCCCACAAGAAAACGATCTTGATGTGCCAGCTGATAAGAAAGAGCGGAAAAGGCGAGGACGAAAAAGTAAGCAACCAGATCTTAAAACTACTGCAAATGTGTCTCACGATAGCGCTGGTCGAATCCCAACACTTCTAACCAATGGATTGCCGTCCACATTCGAAATATCACCGACTAGTGGTAACATGAGAATTAAGAATATACAACTGCACTCGTCAAGCACTGAGACCTCATTTCCAAGAGGTTTCCAATCTGAGTCATTGTCAGTAGCATATTTCAGTAACAGTGCCACTCCCATACAAGACTCGATTTTTAAGAAGAGAAGACTTAATATTAGTAAACCTGTTGTACTGGAGTCAAACCTTGAAGAACCGCTGGATGACATTACAGAAAATATCTTTAATACAATATCTTTTGAGGAAAGGACTCCAtcgaaagaaaacaaagagcGATTATCTTCTACAAGCGTATTCCTCCTGAAGCATGTGACTTACGATGTTTCAGAGCCTCCTGCGGTGGCAATTCCCAGGGCCATGCTTCCAAACAAGATGGAAATTTCCTACTGTTTGAATGATTATTCATCAAGTTTTATCGAATATCCACCTCCTAGTACGTCACATAAAAGATTGCCTGGTTCGAGAAGGCTCTTAACAGCCTCCGGAAACCCTTCGGATCTATTAAACCCTGCAGACTGGTCGGATGGGCCGAGCATCTTCCGTCATTAATAGCTTTCGCCTTATAAACAACCGCAACTGTTATCCGTAGCGTAGACAAATGATGCTGCAAACAGTTCTGGCAAGGAGGGATGTATTTTGGAGAGACAGACGGAATGGGTAATCTTACTTGCGTTAATTTCCGAACTTGAAAACAGACGTCTCTCATTTTTCCATGAAAAAACAATAAATTTTACAATatagagagagagagaggCGCTGACAAATAAAGCCAGGCAAACTAAACGAACGTTCACCAGAACATGTCAGACATCttgaattcaattttttgttaGCTAATTGGTTTCAGACAGAATTTTCTTTGCATATTCTCACGGAGTTAATACAGCCAAAGATTACTATCCCAAATCACAGATGGCGGATAACCCGAAAGCCCCAACGTTCATCAAGGAGGGTTCTGGAGATTTGGAAAGCCAAAGGAGAAACGAGCAAGTCAATCGAGAAGTTGGCGAATTGGTTACAAGAAAGTCGCTCAGCGATCAATTGAGAGAAAATTCCAAGAAGAAACGCCAACAATTTCAGAGACAGacaaaggaaaagaacAGCTTCACGAGAGTGTCAAACGATGACTTAGATCATATCAATAAGGTAAAGCTggatgaattggaaaagcTTCGAAATTTTTCGCAGTGGGCTGAATCTGAGGAGCGTAATCGTCGGAAACAGCTGCAATTATTGCAGCAACCTTCTACACCGGAGCACACTAACAAACAGGTGATTTCCAAGAACGATCCTATTCCAACCTCCATTAAAGTACGAAAACTAAAAACGTCCAATGGCGCAAAGAATGCGCTAGGTGTGATTAGTAAACCAAAACATAAGAAAACTGACAGAACCCAAAAAAAGTAGCGAAAGCAAAAATTGTGGTTTCAAATTTCGGCGGTAATCCGAATGAAACTGGTTGTGGAACTTAATcgattttcttttcccCCCCCCCCCCTAATTCTGGGcctaaaagaaaaaaataaaaaaaaaaggcttGAGTACTTGAAAActatattattattaatCAGTGCATTGTTTTGAAGCTTAATACTACCGGGTACCCTTTTAGGGTGAAATTCACATAACTAAGGATTGCGCTTTTAGTAAAACGAACCGAGTATAAAAGAACCTGTTTAGACGTTAGTTAGTTCCTTGCcaatcaattgattcacAGTTTCTAGGGTGATGTATTTCTTATGTTTTATTTATTAGTTTATACTGGATATAACCAAGAAAGACTCGCATATCTACAAAATCCTCGAAAGATAAGAATAACTAATGTCAGTTCCAACCACTCAAAAAGCCGTCATCATTGAAGGTGACAAAGCTGTTGTTAAAACAGATGTCTCAGTTCCAGAATTAAAGGAGGGTACAGCCTTGGTGAAGGTTGAGGCTGTTGCTGGTAACCCAACTGATTGGAAGCATATTGCTTATAAGATTGGTCCAGAAGGTTCAATTCTAGGATGTGACATTGCTGGTACAGTTGTCAAACTTGGACCAAATGCTAGTACTGACTTGAAGGTTGGAGATACCGGTTTCGGTTTTGTTCACGGTGCTTCCCAAACAGATCCTAAAAATGGTGCATTTGCTGAATATGCCAGGGTTTATCCACCTTTGTTTTACAAGAGTAACTTAACTCACTCAACTGCTGATGAAATTTCTGAAGGCCCTGTGAAGAACTTCGAATCTGCTGCATCATTGCCAGTTTCGTTGACAACTGCTGGTGTTAGTTTGTGTCATCACTTGGGCTCAAAAATGGAATGGCACCCATCTACCCCGCAACATACTCATCCATTATTGATTTGGGGTGGTGCTACAGCAGTGGGTCAACAACTAATCCAAGTTGCCAAACATATCAATGCTTATACTAAGATTGTAACTGTTGCTTCTAAAAAGCATGAAAAGCTTTTAAAGTCTTATGGTGCTGATGATGTCTTTGACTATCATGATGCAGGCGTTATTGAGCAGATCAAATCGAAGTATCCAAACCTGCAACATGTTATTGACGCTGTGGGAAGCGAAGATAGTATCCCCGAGGCCTATAAAGTCACAGCAGATAGTCTACCTGCCACATTATTAGAAGTGGTTCCAATGACCATTGAAAGCATTCCtgaagaaatcagaaaaGATAATGTTAAAATTGATATTACTTTGTTGTATCGTGCATCTGGTCAAGAAATTCTATTGGGTGCAACAAGATTTCCTGCTAGTCCAGAATATCATGAAGCCACAGTTAAATTCGTTAAGTTTATAAATCCACACCTTAACAACGGTGATATCCATCATATGAATATTAAAGTTTTCAGCAACGGCTTAGATGATGTCCCAGCTCTCACTGAAGGTATAAAAGAAGgtaaaaacaaaaatgttAAGTATGTTGCCAGGTTATAAGCCGATACTGAAAAGTACGTATAGCTCTACTTTTATGCGAAATATGTTACGAACAATTTTATGAAGTTTAGAACAGAAAACACATCCTCTCTCTTAAGTTATTGGAGCTTTTTCGAGATTGATCTCACTGCCGGTAACATTTACAAGGGATTGTATCATATGTGTATATAAACTATAATCTAAAAATGTTTATCTCAAGACGAACTAAAAATAGTTTTATTATAATAAAACTGTGAAAGGTGATTTGATATACCAAGCTATGGCCAGAATCGTCCTCTCACTCGAAACCATAAATGGGAAACTAGGATTTAATTATAGATACGCATCTCGATCGACCCAATTATAACATTGATTGGTAAAAGAGGTATCAAGACTGAAGAACATATAGTACAGTTATCTTAGTATTGATATTCTTAATGATCATTGATCGAAGAACAAAGTACATCCAACGTTATTGTCAGATTTAATAGTAGAAAAGATGTGTGTCAGATACACATGCAGCTGTTATTGCGACTTATAACAACATGGCACCAACAACAGCTAAACCGGCTCCGACAATGTTACTGTCCAAAATGCCAGCACCGTTTTCAGTGTAGGGGATTGGGGTAGTTTCATTGGTTGGGGCAAGGTGATGAGTAGTTACCGGTTTGGTTTCAGTTGTTGGATAATCGGTAGGAATAACTGGTTTTGTTTCAGTAGTTGGACAGTCAGTAGTAGTAATGATAGTTTTGTTTTTAGAAACCCAGGTATAAGTCTTTGGTGGCATTGGGTAAGAAGAGGTACTGTTATGGTGTGGTGGTGGAGCTGGGTAAGTGGAAGTTTTGTTGTAATGTGTCGGAACCTCAGAAGTAGTTTCGCAAGGAATCTCCGACGTAACGGTGTAAGTCTGATGACTGGTTGTAACATTAGATGTAACTTTGTATTTGGTGGAGATTTCAATGCTGCTTTTACCCTCAGTGGTGGTTAAGGTCTCAGTCTTGTTAGATGGATATTCAGACTTCGTAGTTGGATATTCAGACTTCGTGGTCAAGGTCTCAGTCTTGTTTGTTGGATATTCAGACTTCGTCGTTGGATATTCAGGCTTAGTGGTGGGGTACTTAGACTTCGTAGTGGAGTACTTGGACTTGGTAGTTGAGTAATCAGACTTGGTAGTTGAGTAATCAGACTTGGTAGTTGAGTAATCAGACTTGGTAGTTGAGTAATCAGACTTGGTGGTTGAAATTTCAGTGGTCTTTTTGTGTTCCTTGTCATGTTTGGAACTGCTCCATTTTGGTTTACTGtaatcttcatcatcatcagagTGCTTACCGGCACGCACAACACTCAAGGTGGTTAAAGCGACAGCAGCAATAGTAgaaaatttcattatttggAATGGATAGATGGCCTTGTGTTTGGTTATTCGTAGTCACGAGAAGCTGTGCCACGAAAGTCCATTAGAATATCTTATAACTGTCATTAATGTAATGTAACCGAAAGTGAAGGGATTTATGCCCTAAAAATGTGTCAATTTatat
Proteins encoded in this window:
- the NDT80 gene encoding transcription factor NDT80 (some similarities with uniprot|P38830 Saccharomyces cerevisiae YHR124W NDT80 Meiosis-specific transcription factor required for exit from pachytene and for full meiotic recombination activates middle sporulation genes competes with Sum1p for binding to promoters containing middle sporulation elements (MSE)), encoding MMEDLDHLNDENINIDENEFLETLDNADGDVIKTFRNADGSLSSHFDKRKVRIAPRSTLQFKIGPGFTPVVPNHKILNDFGQIQEIKLEPRIDRGFDFIDDDWIGYKRNYFTVVTSFDTPGTDHIEFMKQAYHLDNGVEIKYFATKLAAKCLEDDKLINLVQHTAKRDKGPQFAPPIHVIAPANLPKHQIIRDASNVRNESKMKKFDSYFFLHKEDVGTGCEVRSVLANYPSDPIKKVARYERIQFASSITLKKTSQQNRRFSLLVVLGCYVKGRHDGIQQSSPYHELDHYDEETDMTFVPILMEKTPPLIIRGRSPSNYCQQIKVMHTKKSDFDNGSPQENDLDVPADKKERKRRGRKSKQPDLKTTANVSHDSAGRIPTLLTNGLPSTFEISPTSGNMRIKNIQLHSSSTETSFPRGFQSESLSVAYFSNSATPIQDSIFKKRRLNISKPVVLESNLEEPLDDITENIFNTISFEERTPSKENKERLSSTSVFLLKHVTYDVSEPPAVAIPRAMLPNKMEISYCLNDYSSSFIEYPPPSTSHKRLPGSRRLLTASGNPSDLLNPADWSDGPSIFRH
- the FYV6 gene encoding Fyv6p (weakly similar to uniprot|P53913 Saccharomyces cerevisiae YNL133C FYV6 Protein of unknown function required for survival upon exposure to K1 killer toxin proposed to regulate double-strand break repair via non-homologous end-joining); amino-acid sequence: MADNPKAPTFIKEGSGDLESQRRNEQVNREVGELVTRKSLSDQLRENSKKKRQQFQRQTKEKNSFTRVSNDDLDHINKVKLDELEKLRNFSQWAESEERNRRKQLQLLQQPSTPEHTNKQVISKNDPIPTSIKVRKLKTSNGAKNALGVISKPKHKKTDRTQKK
- a CDS encoding uncharacterized protein (similar to uniprot|P53912 Saccharomyces cerevisiae YNL134C similarity to dehydrogenases), which produces MSVPTTQKAVIIEGDKAVVKTDVSVPELKEGTALVKVEAVAGNPTDWKHIAYKIGPEGSILGCDIAGTVVKLGPNASTDLKVGDTGFGFVHGASQTDPKNGAFAEYARVYPPLFYKSNLTHSTADEISEGPVKNFESAASLPVSLTTAGVSLCHHLGSKMEWHPSTPQHTHPLLIWGGATAVGQQLIQVAKHINAYTKIVTVASKKHEKLLKSYGADDVFDYHDAGVIEQIKSKYPNLQHVIDAVGSEDSIPEAYKVTADSLPATLLEVVPMTIESIPEEIRKDNVKIDITLLYRASGQEILLGATRFPASPEYHEATVKFVKFINPHLNNGDIHHMNIKVFSNGLDDVPALTEGIKEGKNKNVKYVARL
- a CDS encoding uncharacterized protein (some similarities with uniprot|P47179 Saccharomyces cerevisiae YJR151C DAN4 Cell wall mannoprotein with similarity to Tir1p, Tir2p, Tir3p, and Tir4p) yields the protein MKFSTIAAVALTTLSVVRAGKHSDDDEDYSKPKWSSSKHDKEHKKTTEISTTKSDYSTTKSDYSTTKSDYSTTKSDYSTTKSKYSTTKSKYPTTKPEYPTTKSEYPTNKTETLTTKSEYPTTKSEYPSNKTETLTTTEGKSSIEISTKYKVTSNVTTSHQTYTVTSEIPCETTSEVPTHYNKTSTYPAPPPHHNSTSSYPMPPKTYTWVSKNKTIITTTDCPTTETKPVIPTDYPTTETKPVTTHHLAPTNETTPIPYTENGAGILDSNIVGAGLAVVGAMLL